Proteins from one Lysobacterales bacterium genomic window:
- a CDS encoding YbaB/EbfC family nucleoid-associated protein, which produces MFKNQIAGLMQQVQKAQENIKQAQESLANQEITGSAGGGVVEVVMTGRHQVRRVKVDRQTFLDDPEMAEDLIAAAVNDAVNKVAALTEATMADATRGMPMPPGMKIPGFS; this is translated from the coding sequence ATGTTCAAGAACCAGATCGCTGGCCTGATGCAGCAGGTGCAGAAGGCCCAGGAAAACATCAAGCAGGCCCAGGAATCCCTGGCCAACCAGGAGATCACCGGAAGCGCCGGCGGCGGCGTGGTCGAGGTGGTGATGACCGGCCGCCACCAGGTGCGGCGCGTCAAGGTCGACCGCCAGACCTTCCTGGACGACCCGGAGATGGCCGAGGACCTGATCGCCGCCGCCGTCAACGACGCCGTCAACAAGGTCGCTGCGCTCACCGAGGCGACCATGGCCGACGCCACCCGCGGCATGCCGATGCCGCCGGGCATGAAGATCCCGGGCTTCTCCTGA
- the dnaX gene encoding DNA polymerase III subunit gamma/tau: MTYLALARKWRPRTFAELVGQEHVVRALRNALDTGRVHHAFLFTGTRGVGKTTIARIFAKSLNCETGVSSEPCGQCAVCREVDAGRFVDLIEIDAASHTGVDDVRELIESAQFAPARGRHKVFLIDEVHMLSRNAFNALLKTLEEPPGHVRFLLATTDPQKLPVTVLSRCLQFNLRRLREEEIAGQMTHILAAEEIAAAPEALALLAHAADGSLRDGLSLLDQAIAHGGGAVQADEVRAMLGTLDQDAVLRLLEALAAGDGAALYAGIEAVAAYVVGYDNVLDSMAAALHQVQLRQVLPQAAPDAAEFDATRIAALAEAIAAEDVQVWYQIAIQGSRDLALAPTPRIGFEMSLLRMLAFRPDDGEEASRGGGTGRVASPSPVGRGQSAGQAAGQGEAAPAATPVQNPAQGATVAPVGMVGEGGAAARQVQVGLTASGGGGTHDHGNGQDQRSDAGHDQGADQAAHRRNGSAGDGGPGNGTRRAHDSDIGHGAGPVTGGMRDMSQAHAHDRANGSAHAHANGGANGRASLGDASESVELAAAALPGSAAIVSTPTALAPASSPSPAALPSATSVDLPPPRIGPRGQAEGAAAMSSTPSPPRDTTHADASSASAPPVAVTAWPLDADAWLHLASGLDLRGVARQLADNCVLAACVDGVLRLSLARSQEFLNTQAARNAVQEAAAAALGRPLRIEVALAGTVVDSAAQRAEQARQQRQSQAEREFAAHPAVQALLAQTGGEIVPGSVRPL, from the coding sequence ATGACCTACCTCGCGCTGGCCCGCAAGTGGCGGCCGCGGACCTTCGCCGAACTGGTCGGCCAGGAGCACGTCGTCCGCGCCCTGCGCAACGCCCTGGACACCGGCCGCGTCCACCACGCCTTCCTGTTCACCGGCACCCGCGGCGTCGGCAAGACCACCATCGCCCGGATCTTCGCCAAGTCGCTGAACTGCGAGACCGGCGTGTCCAGCGAACCCTGCGGCCAATGTGCGGTGTGCCGCGAGGTCGACGCCGGCCGCTTCGTCGACCTGATCGAGATCGACGCCGCCTCGCACACCGGCGTCGACGACGTGCGCGAGCTGATCGAGAGCGCGCAGTTCGCGCCGGCGCGCGGCCGCCACAAGGTGTTCCTGATCGACGAAGTGCACATGCTCTCGCGCAACGCCTTCAACGCGCTGCTCAAGACCCTGGAGGAACCGCCCGGGCACGTGCGCTTCCTGCTCGCCACCACCGACCCGCAGAAACTGCCGGTGACCGTGCTGTCGCGCTGCCTGCAGTTCAACCTGCGGCGCCTGCGCGAGGAGGAGATCGCCGGCCAGATGACCCACATCCTGGCCGCCGAGGAGATCGCCGCCGCCCCCGAGGCCCTGGCCCTGCTGGCGCACGCCGCCGACGGCAGCCTGCGCGACGGCCTCAGCCTGCTCGACCAGGCGATCGCCCACGGCGGCGGTGCCGTGCAGGCCGACGAGGTGCGCGCCATGCTCGGCACCCTCGACCAGGACGCCGTGCTGCGCCTGCTCGAGGCCCTGGCCGCCGGCGACGGCGCTGCCCTGTACGCCGGCATCGAGGCGGTCGCCGCCTACGTGGTCGGCTACGACAACGTGCTGGACAGCATGGCCGCCGCCCTGCACCAGGTGCAGTTGCGCCAGGTGCTGCCGCAGGCGGCGCCGGACGCCGCCGAATTCGATGCCACGCGGATCGCCGCGCTGGCCGAGGCGATCGCCGCCGAGGACGTGCAGGTCTGGTACCAGATCGCCATCCAGGGCAGCCGCGACCTGGCGCTGGCGCCGACACCGCGGATCGGCTTCGAGATGAGCCTGCTGCGGATGCTGGCGTTCCGGCCGGACGACGGCGAGGAAGCCAGCCGCGGTGGGGGTACCGGCCGCGTCGCCAGTCCCTCGCCGGTGGGACGCGGCCAGTCCGCGGGTCAGGCCGCAGGGCAGGGCGAGGCCGCCCCTGCCGCGACCCCTGTTCAGAACCCGGCGCAAGGCGCGACGGTCGCACCTGTGGGGATGGTGGGCGAGGGCGGCGCAGCCGCCCGGCAGGTCCAGGTCGGCCTCACCGCCTCCGGTGGTGGCGGCACGCATGATCACGGCAACGGCCAGGATCAGCGCAGCGACGCCGGCCACGACCAGGGAGCCGACCAGGCCGCCCACCGCCGCAACGGCAGTGCCGGCGATGGTGGTCCGGGTAACGGCACACGCCGCGCCCACGACAGCGACATCGGCCACGGCGCTGGCCCGGTGACCGGCGGCATGCGAGACATGAGCCAGGCCCACGCTCACGACAGGGCCAACGGCAGCGCCCACGCTCACGCGAACGGTGGCGCGAACGGCCGGGCCAGCCTGGGCGATGCGTCGGAAAGCGTCGAACTCGCTGCCGCGGCGCTGCCCGGCTCAGCGGCCATCGTGTCCACGCCGACGGCCCTCGCGCCTGCATCGAGCCCATCGCCTGCTGCCCTGCCGTCCGCCACCTCGGTCGACCTGCCGCCGCCGCGCATCGGCCCACGCGGGCAGGCCGAGGGGGCTGCCGCGATGTCATCCACGCCGTCCCCCCCGCGGGACACCACGCACGCCGACGCCAGCTCAGCGTCCGCGCCACCCGTCGCCGTCACCGCCTGGCCGCTGGACGCCGATGCCTGGCTGCACCTGGCCAGCGGTCTGGACCTGCGCGGCGTCGCCCGGCAACTGGCCGACAACTGCGTGCTGGCCGCCTGTGTCGACGGCGTGCTGCGCCTGAGCCTGGCACGCAGCCAGGAGTTCCTTAACACCCAGGCCGCCCGCAACGCCGTGCAGGAAGCCGCCGCCGCCGCCCTGGGCCGGCCGCTGCGCATCGAGGTCGCCCTGGCCGGCACCGTCGTCGACAGCGCCGCGCAACGCGCCGAGCAGGCGCGCCAGCAGCGCCAGAGCCAGGCCGAACGCGAGTTCGCCGCCCACCCCGCGGTGCAGGCCCTGCTCGCCCAGACCGGCGGCGAGATCGTGCCCGGCTCGGTGCGGCCGCTGTGA